In the Haloferula helveola genome, one interval contains:
- a CDS encoding sialate O-acetylesterase, translated as MALLSGAMVSVSAAVELPKMFSDHAVFQRGEAVPVWGWGEPGETVTVEFGGQKVTGKADKDGAWRVELASMDAEAKGREMTVTGSSSGSAKVADVLVGEVWMASGQSNMQWSLSQTERAKEDIAAANYPEIRLFQSDRVTAATPQTKVGGAWLVTSPETVGRFSAVGYYFGLKLHQELGVPVGILSTSWGGKPSEAFTSREGLLTEPEGKGLVEQLDAAVKSYDEGSATANYEKALAAWKKKAAEIKEANKTAEKKQNVPRQPGKPSSPALQPNRPNSIYNGMIHPWVGYAMKGAIWYQGESNAGRAKQYETIFPQLILDWRRLWKKELPFYFVQLANFKKASTEPGVPDEWAELQNAQLLTLSLPKTGMAVINDIGMANNIHPTNKLDVGNRLARWALAKDYGKDGIVISGPLYKGSKIEADKVRIEFDHAKGLKSRDGGPLKRFEIAGEDQKWFWADAKIDGESVIVSSDKVSKPVAVRYAWASNPEGANLVNGEGLPASLFRTDDWKLKTER; from the coding sequence ATGGCGCTTCTTTCGGGAGCGATGGTGTCGGTTTCGGCGGCGGTGGAGTTGCCGAAGATGTTCAGCGACCACGCGGTGTTCCAGCGGGGTGAGGCGGTTCCCGTCTGGGGATGGGGAGAGCCGGGTGAGACCGTGACGGTCGAGTTCGGCGGTCAGAAGGTCACCGGCAAGGCCGACAAGGACGGCGCTTGGAGGGTCGAGCTGGCATCCATGGATGCCGAGGCCAAAGGCCGCGAGATGACCGTGACCGGCAGCTCGAGCGGCAGTGCCAAGGTCGCCGATGTGCTGGTCGGAGAGGTGTGGATGGCATCCGGCCAGTCGAACATGCAGTGGTCGCTTTCCCAGACCGAGCGGGCGAAGGAAGATATCGCGGCCGCCAACTATCCGGAGATCCGGCTTTTCCAGTCGGACCGGGTCACGGCGGCGACGCCCCAGACCAAGGTCGGTGGAGCATGGTTGGTGACCAGTCCCGAGACGGTGGGTCGGTTTTCCGCCGTCGGATACTACTTCGGCCTCAAGCTGCATCAGGAGCTCGGTGTGCCGGTGGGCATCCTGAGCACGTCGTGGGGTGGCAAGCCCTCCGAGGCATTCACCAGCAGGGAAGGGCTTCTCACCGAGCCTGAAGGCAAGGGGTTGGTCGAGCAACTCGACGCGGCCGTGAAGTCGTACGACGAAGGTAGTGCCACCGCCAACTATGAGAAGGCCCTGGCGGCATGGAAGAAGAAGGCCGCGGAAATCAAGGAGGCGAACAAGACGGCCGAGAAGAAGCAGAACGTTCCCCGCCAGCCGGGCAAGCCGTCGTCGCCGGCGCTTCAGCCGAACCGCCCCAACTCGATCTACAACGGCATGATCCACCCGTGGGTCGGCTATGCCATGAAAGGTGCGATCTGGTATCAGGGTGAATCGAACGCCGGTCGTGCCAAGCAGTACGAGACGATCTTCCCGCAGCTGATCCTCGACTGGCGCCGCCTGTGGAAGAAGGAGCTGCCGTTCTATTTCGTGCAGCTCGCGAACTTCAAGAAGGCCAGCACCGAGCCGGGGGTACCCGATGAATGGGCCGAGCTTCAGAACGCCCAATTGCTCACCCTTTCCCTGCCGAAGACCGGGATGGCGGTGATCAACGACATCGGCATGGCCAACAACATCCACCCGACCAACAAGCTGGATGTCGGCAACCGCCTTGCACGCTGGGCGCTCGCCAAGGATTACGGCAAGGACGGGATCGTCATCTCGGGCCCGCTCTACAAGGGTTCCAAGATCGAAGCTGACAAGGTGCGCATCGAGTTCGATCACGCCAAGGGTTTGAAGAGTCGCGACGGCGGACCGCTGAAGCGCTTCGAGATCGCTGGCGAGGATCAGAAGTGGTTCTGGGCCGATGCCAAGATCGACGGCGAGTCCGTGATCGTCTCGAGTGACAAGGTGAGCAAGCCCGTCGCGGTCCGTTACGCGTGGGCGTCGAATCCGGAGGGAGCCAACCTCGTCAACGGTGAGGGTCTGCCGGCTTCGTTGTTCCGGACCGACGACTGGAAGCTGAAGACCGAGCGCTGA
- a CDS encoding family 78 glycoside hydrolase catalytic domain: MRLRDLFTVAVLLLAIHGARAESDLERPVHLLCEGQSDPIATPAKPRLTWRLLSEDRGVQPTAWQVLVASSEELLSKDEGDLWDSGKTGTERLPGTKYEGKAVETGTVCHWKVRWWGSGDQPSPWSEPATWEPAPGKPADWKGARWINDGGTNPDNDADFYKPDPAPLMRKEFKIGKPVTRARLHVAGLGLGHPSIDGERLDDHVFDPPWTRFDKRIFFRTHDVTSQLNEGTHCLGIELGNGWYNPLPLRMWGRRNLREALPVGRPRAILCLVAEHSDGTTTVVTSGEEWKTAPGPTLRNSIYLGEERDARLAVDGWSKPGFDDAKWQPVKVAGEPLEPLQPLLMPPVRLAEALPAKAVTSPSEGVHIVDFGTIFTGIPEIAINAPAGTRIGFRFGELLHEDGTLNPMTSVCGQIKGTRKGPDGKPMSVGGPGAPEIAWQQDVYIARGEGERYRPDFTFHSFRYMEVTGLSEVLADTCQAFPMRTDLADTGSFSCSNESLNRIQEMCRRTFLANVVTVQSDCPHRERFGYGGDIVATSEAYLMNFDMASFYAKTVRDWADSALPDGRLTDTAPFVGVDYCGVGWAMVHPLLLEQLYQHYGDRSLIEEQFPVAMKWFEVEAGRRKDNLVTIGLGDHEALDKGRGPAVSTPMFIDTALRMARLAKIIERGNDAKQLEAWAEESRKAWAEAFLSEKGVVADGSQSQLCFALGFHAAPEGARKDVFARLIDNLTAPEDSPRLSTGIYGTRILLEQLSANARSDLAYSLADRDTFPSWKWMLENGATTLWEHWAGSDGTYSNNHPMFGSVSEWFFRWLGGIQCAPDAVGFDRAVIRPQVVGDLTWVKSSHETIRGTITSDWSIDGKVRQFDITIPVGVTAKVELPAKAGDIITESDKPLQDRSDIGFTDRGDGLGIEIGSGSYSFKVTTP, encoded by the coding sequence ATGAGACTCCGCGACCTGTTCACCGTAGCTGTCCTCCTTCTCGCAATCCACGGAGCTCGAGCCGAGTCCGACCTTGAGCGGCCGGTTCATCTCCTCTGCGAAGGACAATCCGATCCGATCGCGACACCGGCCAAGCCGCGATTGACGTGGCGGCTGCTTTCGGAAGATCGCGGCGTCCAGCCCACCGCGTGGCAAGTGTTGGTCGCGAGTTCGGAAGAACTGCTGAGCAAGGACGAAGGCGACCTTTGGGACTCAGGCAAGACCGGCACCGAACGCCTGCCCGGCACGAAATACGAGGGCAAGGCCGTCGAGACGGGCACGGTTTGCCATTGGAAAGTCCGTTGGTGGGGTTCGGGCGACCAGCCCTCCCCATGGAGCGAGCCGGCCACTTGGGAGCCGGCACCCGGCAAGCCCGCCGACTGGAAAGGCGCGCGCTGGATCAATGACGGCGGCACCAACCCCGATAACGACGCCGACTTCTACAAGCCGGACCCTGCTCCCCTGATGCGGAAGGAGTTCAAGATCGGCAAGCCCGTGACCCGGGCACGGCTCCACGTCGCCGGGCTCGGATTGGGACATCCGAGCATCGATGGCGAGCGCCTCGACGACCACGTTTTCGACCCGCCGTGGACCCGCTTCGACAAGCGGATCTTTTTCCGCACCCACGATGTGACCTCCCAACTGAATGAGGGAACCCACTGCTTGGGAATCGAACTCGGAAACGGCTGGTACAATCCCCTCCCCTTGCGGATGTGGGGTCGCCGCAACCTCCGCGAGGCCCTGCCGGTCGGCCGGCCGCGCGCGATCCTCTGCCTTGTCGCCGAGCACTCGGACGGCACGACAACGGTCGTGACCTCCGGGGAGGAATGGAAAACCGCTCCCGGACCGACCTTACGCAACAGCATCTACCTCGGCGAGGAGCGGGACGCGCGCCTTGCCGTCGATGGCTGGAGCAAGCCCGGCTTCGACGACGCCAAATGGCAACCCGTCAAGGTCGCCGGCGAACCGCTCGAACCTCTTCAGCCATTGCTCATGCCACCCGTGCGGTTGGCTGAAGCCCTGCCCGCCAAAGCGGTGACCTCCCCGTCGGAAGGCGTCCACATTGTCGACTTCGGAACCATCTTCACCGGCATCCCCGAGATCGCGATCAACGCCCCGGCCGGCACCCGGATCGGTTTCCGCTTCGGTGAACTGCTCCACGAGGACGGTACCCTCAATCCGATGACCAGCGTCTGCGGCCAGATCAAGGGCACCCGCAAGGGACCCGACGGCAAACCGATGTCCGTCGGAGGTCCCGGCGCTCCCGAGATCGCTTGGCAGCAGGACGTCTACATCGCGCGCGGCGAAGGCGAGCGCTACCGCCCCGATTTCACCTTCCACTCCTTCCGCTACATGGAAGTGACCGGACTGTCGGAAGTGCTGGCCGACACCTGTCAGGCATTCCCGATGCGCACCGACCTCGCGGACACAGGCTCGTTCTCGTGCTCGAACGAGTCGCTCAATCGCATCCAGGAGATGTGCCGCCGCACCTTCCTCGCCAATGTCGTGACCGTGCAGTCCGACTGCCCGCACCGTGAGCGCTTCGGTTACGGCGGCGATATCGTGGCGACCAGCGAGGCCTACCTGATGAACTTCGACATGGCGAGCTTCTACGCGAAGACCGTCCGCGACTGGGCCGACTCCGCCCTTCCCGACGGACGCCTCACCGACACCGCACCCTTCGTCGGTGTCGACTACTGCGGCGTCGGCTGGGCCATGGTCCACCCGCTGCTGCTCGAGCAACTTTATCAGCACTACGGCGATCGTAGTTTGATCGAGGAACAGTTCCCGGTAGCGATGAAGTGGTTCGAGGTCGAAGCGGGACGCCGGAAGGACAACCTCGTCACCATCGGACTCGGAGACCACGAAGCCCTCGACAAGGGCCGCGGCCCGGCGGTCTCGACACCGATGTTCATCGACACCGCCCTGCGCATGGCCCGCCTGGCGAAGATCATCGAGCGGGGTAACGACGCCAAGCAACTCGAGGCATGGGCGGAGGAGTCACGGAAAGCCTGGGCCGAAGCATTCCTCAGCGAAAAGGGCGTGGTTGCCGACGGTTCCCAGTCCCAGCTGTGCTTCGCACTCGGATTCCACGCCGCGCCCGAAGGCGCACGGAAGGATGTTTTCGCGCGCCTCATCGACAACCTCACCGCCCCCGAGGACAGCCCGCGTCTGAGCACCGGCATTTACGGGACGCGGATCCTTCTGGAGCAACTCTCGGCCAACGCTCGTTCCGACCTCGCCTACTCGCTCGCCGATCGCGACACCTTCCCGTCGTGGAAGTGGATGCTGGAAAACGGTGCCACCACCTTATGGGAACACTGGGCCGGAAGTGACGGCACCTACTCGAACAACCACCCGATGTTCGGTTCGGTCTCCGAGTGGTTCTTCCGCTGGCTCGGCGGCATCCAATGCGCGCCTGACGCCGTCGGTTTCGACCGCGCCGTCATCCGTCCCCAGGTGGTCGGCGATCTCACGTGGGTGAAGAGCTCCCATGAAACCATCCGCGGCACCATCACTTCGGACTGGTCGATCGACGGCAAGGTCCGCCAATTCGACATCACCATCCCGGTCGGAGTCACCGCGAAGGTGGAACTGCCCGCCAAAGCCGGCGACATCATCACCGAAAGCGACAAGCCTCTTCAGGACCGCAGTGACATCGGCTTCACCGACCGCGGTGACGGACTCGGCATCGAAATCGGCAGCGGGAGCTACAGCTTCAAGGTGACCACTCCCTAG